One part of the Gossypium raimondii isolate GPD5lz chromosome 1, ASM2569854v1, whole genome shotgun sequence genome encodes these proteins:
- the LOC128040640 gene encoding defensin Ec-AMP-D1-like yields MDRSVLVAFLLLSFLLATEMGPMSAEAKTCEVESGKFKGMCMSSTNCASVCKSEPGFDGGHCQGFRRRCLCTKPC; encoded by the exons ATGGATCGTTCAGTTTTAGttgcttttcttcttttatcatTTCTTCTAGCCACAG AGATGGGGCCTATGTCAGCGGAGGCTAAAACATGCGAGGTTGAAAGCGGTAAATTCAAGGGGATGTGCATGAGTTCTACCAACTGTGCTAGTGTTTGCAAATCAGAGCCTGGTTTTGATGGTGGACATTGCCAAGGCTTTCGTCGCCGATGCTTGTGCACTAAGCCTTGTTAG